A genomic region of Chloroflexota bacterium contains the following coding sequences:
- a CDS encoding gas vesicle protein, which yields MNASEVLERAREEFVKLGKKPSDSVTGLSKTEEGWSISLEALERKAIPDTMDVLGLYELRLDDEGNLLGLDRKKLRKRGETREE from the coding sequence ATGAACGCTAGTGAGGTACTGGAAAGGGCGCGGGAGGAATTTGTCAAGCTCGGCAAGAAACCGTCCGATAGTGTTACCGGGCTGTCCAAGACTGAGGAAGGGTGGTCCATCTCGTTGGAGGCGCTGGAGAGGAAGGCAATCCCGGATACCATGGATGTGTTGGGGTTGTATGAGCTCCGCCTGGATGACGAGGGTAATCTTCTCGGTCTGGACAGGAAGAAGTTGCGCAAGCGTGGCGAAACACGTGAAGAGTGA
- a CDS encoding DUF2321 domain-containing protein encodes MTAWNKCPGCGITVSGNSDYCPNCGEPWTIKCPNCGMTQRFWKFRKFCSSCGTRMEWHGVVKSRRK; translated from the coding sequence ATGACAGCATGGAACAAATGCCCGGGATGTGGCATCACAGTCAGTGGCAACTCGGATTACTGCCCTAACTGCGGGGAGCCATGGACAATCAAATGCCCTAACTGTGGCATGACGCAGCGCTTCTGGAAGTTCCGCAAGTTCTGCTCCAGTTGCGGAACACGAATGGAGTGGCATGGCGTTGTTAAGAGCCGACGAAAGTAG